A region from the Sulfurivermis fontis genome encodes:
- a CDS encoding EAL domain-containing protein, with translation MVKTEEILRLIVLDDSSNYAETVSSLLRNAGQAVRTERAEDDEDLREMLAQQAWDMVLAKANIAYCSPVDALRIITQTELDLPLIVLMEDIDDSAMAEVFQAGARDVVSLKHPLCLVHTLMREFDDVLKRRRHRECETLLQEANKRAQSLVDSSRDAIAYVHEGMYIYANESYLQMFGYSALEEIEGMPLMDMVSPADHGKFKEFLRGYLKGRTSSDSLDIHGCKSDGSEFNITMDFSPASYEGESCIQIIIRDQALSKELEAKLDSLTKHDLLTGAYNRQYFMAMLENLVGQSGVHGTLLYVAPDDFKSLRERIGIAGSDLILTDFATLLKKQLPGENDLVARFDGEVFTLILQGVDENDAEAAAKKLLKAVEENIFDANGQTATLTCSVGIALYHEDLHDVHELLQRAEKAYRKAAAGGNRHYLYNPQTEGMAEREQTALRIRQLKTALRDNRFLLLYQPIVSLRGDPVENYEVLLRMLDDDNNQIPPSEFIPAAEQAGLMGGVDRWVLAHTVKALVERRRAGRHTNFFIKISGESLHDDKLLPWLRDLLKAAKVEGSYLTLEMSEAVASSNLKLIKPLIDGLHQLRIQVGLDHFGLAPNYANLLRHAEVDFLKIDGNLIRGIAQNKENQARVTEIASLAQESGKKTIAEFVEDAGSLSALWTCGVDYIQGYFLQEPGTEMNYDFNAS, from the coding sequence ATGGTAAAAACAGAAGAGATCCTCCGCCTCATCGTCCTCGATGATTCCTCCAATTATGCCGAAACCGTCAGTAGCCTGTTGCGCAATGCCGGTCAGGCCGTGCGCACCGAGCGAGCCGAGGACGACGAGGATTTGCGTGAAATGCTGGCCCAGCAGGCCTGGGACATGGTGCTGGCCAAGGCCAATATCGCCTACTGCTCTCCCGTAGACGCCCTGCGCATCATCACCCAGACCGAACTGGACCTGCCCCTCATCGTGTTGATGGAGGACATCGACGACAGCGCCATGGCCGAGGTATTCCAGGCCGGCGCACGCGACGTCGTCAGTCTCAAGCACCCGCTCTGCCTGGTGCACACACTGATGCGTGAGTTCGACGACGTACTCAAGCGCCGCCGCCACCGTGAATGCGAAACCCTGCTGCAGGAAGCGAACAAGCGCGCCCAGAGCCTGGTGGACAGCTCGCGCGATGCCATCGCCTACGTGCACGAAGGCATGTACATCTACGCCAACGAATCCTATTTGCAGATGTTCGGCTACTCCGCCCTGGAAGAGATCGAGGGCATGCCACTGATGGACATGGTCTCGCCGGCCGATCATGGCAAGTTCAAGGAATTTCTGCGCGGCTACCTCAAGGGGCGTACCAGCAGCGACTCCCTCGACATTCACGGTTGCAAGTCGGACGGCAGTGAATTCAATATCACCATGGACTTCTCGCCCGCCAGCTATGAAGGCGAATCCTGCATCCAGATCATCATCCGCGACCAGGCCCTGAGCAAAGAACTGGAGGCTAAACTCGACTCCCTCACCAAGCATGACCTGCTTACCGGCGCCTATAACCGGCAGTACTTCATGGCCATGCTGGAAAATCTGGTCGGCCAGAGCGGCGTGCACGGTACCCTGCTGTATGTGGCTCCGGACGACTTCAAGTCACTGCGCGAGCGCATCGGCATCGCCGGCAGTGATTTGATCCTCACCGACTTCGCGACCCTGCTCAAGAAACAGCTACCGGGCGAAAACGACTTGGTAGCACGCTTCGATGGAGAGGTTTTCACCCTCATTCTACAGGGTGTGGACGAGAACGACGCCGAGGCGGCAGCGAAGAAACTGCTCAAGGCAGTGGAAGAAAACATCTTCGATGCCAACGGCCAGACCGCCACCCTCACCTGCAGCGTTGGCATTGCGCTATACCATGAAGACCTGCACGACGTACATGAGCTGTTACAGCGCGCCGAGAAAGCCTATCGCAAGGCGGCCGCTGGCGGCAATCGCCACTATCTGTACAACCCGCAGACCGAAGGCATGGCGGAACGCGAACAAACGGCGTTGCGCATCCGCCAGCTGAAGACCGCTCTGCGCGACAATCGCTTCCTGCTGTTGTACCAACCCATCGTCAGCCTACGCGGCGATCCGGTCGAAAATTATGAAGTACTGCTGCGCATGCTGGACGATGACAACAACCAAATTCCACCCAGCGAATTCATACCCGCCGCCGAGCAGGCCGGACTGATGGGCGGCGTCGACCGCTGGGTACTGGCACACACGGTGAAAGCATTGGTGGAGCGACGCCGCGCCGGCCGCCACACCAATTTCTTCATCAAAATCTCCGGTGAGTCGCTGCACGACGACAAGTTGCTGCCCTGGCTGCGCGACCTACTCAAGGCGGCCAAGGTGGAAGGAAGCTATCTCACTCTGGAGATGAGCGAGGCGGTAGCGAGCAGCAACCTCAAGCTGATCAAGCCGCTCATCGACGGCCTGCACCAGTTACGCATCCAGGTGGGCCTCGACCACTTCGGCCTCGCTCCCAACTACGCCAATCTGCTACGCCATGCCGAAGTCGACTTCCTCAAGATCGACGGCAACCTGATCCGCGGCATCGCCCAGAACAAGGAAAATCAGGCGCGCGTCACCGAAATCGCCAGCCTGGCGCAGGAGTCCGGCAAGAAGACCATCGCCGAATTCGTCGAGGATGCCGGCAGCCTGTCCGCCCTATGGACCTGTGGCGTCGACTATATCCAGGGCTACTTCCTGCAAGAACCCGGCACGGAGATGAATTACGACTTCAACGCCAGCTAA
- the htpX gene encoding protease HtpX, with protein MKRIFLFLVTNLAIIVVLSITLRLLGVERILDAQGVDLNLNALLVFAAVFGFGGSLISLSISKWTARHLTGAQVIEQPRTATEQWLVATVRRQAQQAGIAMPEVAIYDAPEINAFATGPSRNNSLVAVSTGLLQKMNQDEAEAVLAHEVSHVANGDMVTLALIQGVVNTFVIFLSRVIGHLVDRVVFKTERGHGPAFWITAIIAELVLGILASIIVMWFSRQREFRADAGGASLAGSRKMIAALERLQMNRGAGQLPDQMAAFGISGGLGSGIKRLFMSHPPLEERIAALKSRTVA; from the coding sequence ATGAAGCGCATTTTCCTGTTCCTGGTCACCAACCTGGCCATCATCGTGGTACTCAGTATCACCCTGCGCCTGCTCGGTGTGGAGCGCATCCTCGACGCGCAAGGGGTGGATCTCAATCTCAATGCCCTGCTGGTGTTCGCTGCTGTGTTCGGTTTCGGCGGTTCGCTCATCTCCCTGTCCATTTCCAAATGGACGGCCAGGCACCTGACCGGCGCCCAGGTCATCGAGCAGCCGCGTACCGCCACCGAGCAATGGCTGGTGGCGACGGTAAGACGCCAGGCCCAGCAGGCCGGCATCGCCATGCCCGAGGTGGCCATCTACGATGCACCGGAGATCAATGCCTTTGCCACCGGGCCGAGCCGTAACAATTCACTGGTGGCGGTGAGCACCGGTCTGCTGCAGAAGATGAATCAAGACGAGGCAGAGGCGGTGCTGGCCCACGAGGTGAGTCACGTCGCCAATGGCGACATGGTGACGCTGGCACTGATCCAGGGCGTGGTGAACACTTTCGTCATCTTCCTGTCGCGCGTGATTGGCCATCTGGTCGACCGCGTGGTATTCAAGACCGAGCGTGGCCATGGTCCGGCGTTCTGGATCACCGCTATCATCGCCGAGTTGGTACTGGGCATACTGGCCAGTATCATCGTTATGTGGTTCTCGCGCCAGCGCGAGTTCCGCGCCGATGCCGGCGGTGCGAGCCTGGCCGGTTCGCGCAAAATGATCGCTGCACTGGAGCGGCTGCAGATGAATCGCGGTGCCGGCCAGTTACCGGATCAAATGGCTGCCTTCGGTATTTCCGGTGGTTTGGGTAGTGGCATCAAGCGCCTGTTCATGTCTCATCCGCCCTTGGAAGAGCGCATCGCCGCGCTGAAAAGCCGTACCGTCGCATAG